The proteins below come from a single Edaphobacter acidisoli genomic window:
- a CDS encoding MarR family winged helix-turn-helix transcriptional regulator: MKKTATVRTSTEDDKHALKLHRCISALMREFRLEPGLLAGSPYIGLHANDIGLFEVLAEPGPWNVRGIADTVRSPISTVSSALDRLEKSGLVRRTRTAKDRRVVGIELTARGKKLERRLRDAHILNCRAMLLRLAPEERNEFLRLADKVALPAILTADSVFPNNLRRILAGKRVSMPTQ, from the coding sequence ATGAAGAAAACAGCCACCGTACGAACATCAACAGAAGACGACAAGCACGCGCTCAAGTTGCACAGATGCATCTCCGCACTCATGCGAGAGTTTCGCCTGGAGCCTGGGCTCCTGGCCGGCAGCCCATACATCGGCCTACATGCGAACGATATTGGCCTCTTCGAAGTGCTGGCCGAACCCGGCCCGTGGAATGTGCGCGGCATCGCAGATACCGTTAGGTCCCCCATCTCGACCGTGTCTTCAGCGCTCGATCGGCTCGAAAAGTCAGGGCTCGTGCGCCGAACGCGCACCGCTAAAGACCGGCGCGTAGTCGGCATAGAGTTAACGGCGCGAGGAAAGAAACTGGAGCGTCGATTGCGTGATGCTCACATACTGAATTGCCGGGCCATGCTGCTCCGCCTCGCACCTGAGGAGCGAAACGAATTTCTCCGCCTTGCAGATAAGGTCGCCCTCCCCGCCATACTTACAGCAGATTCGGTGTTTCCAAACAATCTCCGCCGTATCTTGGCCGGCAAGCGCGTATCCATGCCAACCCAATAA
- a CDS encoding DUF5060 domain-containing protein, with translation MHRRDLLKLGAATLATGLTPALATTAPEPSSANVEQWGLFEIALPGPSTGNPYQEVSLTASFTLEHRTVQVTGFYDGEGTYRIRFMPDALGHWTYTTASSAPQLANKTGAFTCTAPTTPGNHGPVIVRHEFHFQHADGTPYFPFGTTTYAYFFTSDDNARASIEGLKPHFNKTRACVLPKPLGGDKEKQILPFPRANGTNDLTRFNPAYFQLLEKRLLELQRANIQADVILFHPYDAWGYKSMPAEADDFYLRYAIARLSAFRNVWWSIANEYDLVKSKTMSDWDRFFRITAAEDPYSHLRSIHHSGPIYDNTKPWVTHASLQRYDFENTAERRLAWRKPIIYDEMQYEGDIDRRWGNLSGEEMLRRFWLAIVNGAYGSHGEVFFSATGEASSADAGQLRGDSPSRIAFLHALVEKLTTTGLNAPESPYYLNAGTPGQLYLYYFDYHRPSRYDFPLPTTANFRATLIDPWNMTTTPVPGTHSGKSRITLPNKPYQAIVFEKISDNHNPHTEAAKPEVLD, from the coding sequence ATGCACCGCAGAGACCTGCTCAAACTAGGCGCAGCCACCCTCGCCACCGGCCTCACTCCCGCCCTCGCCACCACAGCACCCGAGCCCTCTTCAGCCAATGTCGAGCAATGGGGCCTCTTCGAAATCGCCCTCCCCGGCCCATCCACCGGCAACCCGTACCAAGAAGTCTCCCTCACCGCCAGCTTCACCCTCGAACACCGCACCGTCCAGGTCACAGGCTTCTACGACGGCGAAGGCACCTATCGCATCCGCTTCATGCCCGACGCCCTCGGCCACTGGACCTACACCACCGCATCCTCCGCACCGCAGCTCGCCAACAAAACCGGAGCATTCACCTGCACCGCGCCCACCACGCCCGGCAACCACGGCCCCGTCATCGTGCGGCACGAGTTCCACTTCCAGCACGCCGACGGCACGCCATACTTCCCCTTCGGCACCACCACCTACGCCTACTTCTTCACGAGTGACGACAACGCCCGCGCCTCCATCGAAGGCCTGAAGCCGCACTTCAACAAGACCCGCGCCTGCGTCCTGCCCAAACCACTCGGCGGCGACAAGGAAAAACAAATCCTCCCGTTCCCCCGCGCCAACGGCACCAACGACCTCACCCGCTTCAACCCCGCCTACTTCCAGCTTCTCGAAAAGCGCTTGCTCGAACTCCAACGCGCCAATATCCAGGCCGACGTCATCCTCTTCCATCCCTACGACGCATGGGGCTACAAGTCCATGCCCGCCGAGGCCGACGACTTCTACCTCCGCTACGCCATCGCGCGCCTTTCCGCATTCCGGAATGTATGGTGGTCAATCGCCAACGAGTACGACCTCGTGAAATCGAAGACCATGTCCGACTGGGACCGCTTCTTCCGCATCACTGCAGCCGAAGACCCCTACTCGCACCTGCGCTCCATCCACCACTCCGGCCCCATCTACGACAACACCAAGCCCTGGGTCACGCACGCCAGCCTCCAGCGCTACGACTTCGAGAACACCGCCGAGCGCCGCCTCGCGTGGCGCAAGCCGATCATCTACGACGAGATGCAGTACGAAGGCGACATCGACCGCCGCTGGGGCAACCTCTCCGGCGAAGAGATGCTCCGCCGCTTCTGGCTCGCCATCGTCAACGGAGCCTACGGCAGCCACGGCGAAGTCTTCTTCTCCGCAACTGGCGAAGCCTCATCCGCCGACGCCGGCCAGCTCCGCGGAGACTCGCCCTCGCGCATCGCCTTCCTGCACGCCCTCGTCGAAAAGCTCACCACCACCGGCCTCAACGCGCCCGAGTCCCCGTACTACCTCAACGCCGGCACACCCGGCCAGCTCTACCTCTACTACTTCGACTACCACCGTCCCTCACGCTACGACTTCCCTTTACCCACAACAGCCAACTTCCGCGCCACGCTCATCGACCCCTGGAACATGACCACCACGCCCGTCCCCGGCACGCACTCCGGCAAATCGCGCATCACGCTTCCCAACAAACCCTATCAAGCCATCGTCTTCGAAAAAATCTCCGACAACCACAACCCACACACCGAAGCCGCGAAGCCCGAAGTCCTCGATTGA
- a CDS encoding glycoside hydrolase family 95 protein yields MTTRTTRRRFLTSTAALATALTQRRALAAIPEQPRKDDPTPYKLFFNQPATQWPDSLPVGNGRLGACVFGNPSLDRIQLNEESIWDGDIRDRNNPRAGEAVPKIRELLFSGKIAEAEALAVSDMLSIPRRMPCYQTLGDLHLDFTLSGITPDVEDYRLELNLDTAIASMTFTHAGTSYTREVFSSAPDQVIIIRLTASQPGKLSFTARLDRPANFTASSIAPNRLTLTGEAFPVNDNPGLSDKEHHAGIKYYAELQAVTEGGNASTSNDTLTITSANAVTLFIDCATSYRYPANTTSTDRFNTGDTTAMQSAVRRNITNAQNRTYADLRSRHIADHQRIFRRAEISFGPDPNASIPTDQRIRHIKQGGEDIHIIPLYVQYGRYMLISSSRPGTLAANLQGIWNESVDPPWGSKYTININTEMNYWLAERANLSDLHTPLFDLIDSTRGPGSTTARDYYKARGYVVHHNTDIWGDSAPIDGLGGGIWAMGGAWLSTHLWEHFDYTGDTDFLRDRAWPRLRENSLFLLDYLTPAPAGTPYAGYLVTGPSCSPENKYQLPNGKSYNLCMGPTMDIEITRAVLTLTLRVAEQLGIEATDSGANSVNADLLTRARAALTKLPPFKITHDGRLQEWPEDYTDHEPGHRHISHLWALFPGDQITPHRTPELAKACRATLDARLAHGGGSTGWSRSWIISCMARLEDGDAAYQNILQLFRQSTRPNLFDVCGLKENSPFQIDGNLGGPTGIIEMLLQSHPSGPKPDVNIIRFLPALPSAWPEGHFHGLRARGGLDIDLAWQNGKATTATIRATLKATHHFSAPKGQKFESATLNFRRVDIKRSSELTLPLNPKELLTLTFV; encoded by the coding sequence ATGACCACACGCACCACACGTCGCCGCTTCCTTACCAGCACAGCCGCCCTGGCCACCGCGCTCACCCAACGCCGCGCCCTCGCCGCCATCCCCGAGCAACCCCGCAAAGACGACCCCACGCCCTACAAACTCTTCTTCAACCAACCGGCAACGCAGTGGCCCGACTCACTCCCAGTCGGCAACGGACGCCTCGGCGCCTGCGTCTTCGGCAACCCATCCCTCGACCGCATCCAGCTCAACGAAGAGTCCATCTGGGACGGCGACATCCGCGACCGCAACAACCCTCGCGCCGGCGAAGCCGTACCCAAAATCCGCGAACTGCTCTTCTCCGGCAAAATCGCCGAGGCCGAAGCCCTTGCCGTCTCCGACATGCTCTCCATCCCACGCCGCATGCCCTGCTACCAGACCCTCGGCGACCTGCACCTCGACTTCACCCTAAGCGGCATCACACCAGACGTCGAAGATTACCGTCTCGAACTCAACCTCGACACCGCCATCGCCTCAATGACCTTCACCCACGCAGGCACAAGCTATACACGCGAGGTCTTCAGCTCCGCACCCGACCAGGTCATTATCATCCGCCTCACCGCATCGCAACCGGGCAAACTCAGCTTTACCGCGCGCCTCGACCGCCCCGCAAACTTCACCGCATCCTCCATCGCGCCGAACCGCCTCACGCTCACAGGCGAAGCATTCCCTGTCAACGACAACCCCGGCCTCTCCGACAAAGAACATCACGCAGGCATCAAGTACTACGCGGAACTCCAGGCCGTCACCGAAGGCGGCAACGCATCCACCAGCAACGACACCCTCACCATCACCAGCGCCAACGCCGTCACACTCTTCATCGACTGCGCCACCAGCTATCGCTATCCCGCGAACACCACCAGCACAGACCGCTTCAACACCGGCGACACCACCGCCATGCAGTCCGCAGTCCGCCGCAACATCACAAACGCGCAGAACCGCACCTACGCCGACCTGCGCAGCCGCCACATCGCCGACCACCAGCGCATCTTCCGCCGCGCTGAGATCTCCTTCGGCCCCGACCCCAACGCCTCCATCCCCACCGACCAGCGCATCCGCCACATCAAGCAAGGCGGCGAAGACATCCACATCATCCCCCTCTACGTCCAGTACGGACGCTACATGCTCATCTCGAGCTCGCGCCCCGGCACCCTCGCCGCCAACCTGCAAGGCATCTGGAACGAGTCCGTCGATCCGCCCTGGGGCTCCAAGTACACCATCAACATCAACACCGAGATGAACTACTGGCTCGCCGAGCGCGCCAACCTCAGCGACCTGCACACACCACTCTTCGACCTCATCGACTCGACACGCGGCCCCGGCTCTACCACCGCGCGCGACTACTACAAAGCCCGCGGCTACGTCGTCCACCACAACACCGACATCTGGGGCGACTCCGCACCCATCGACGGCCTCGGCGGAGGCATCTGGGCCATGGGCGGCGCGTGGCTCTCCACGCATCTCTGGGAGCACTTCGACTACACCGGCGACACTGACTTCCTCCGCGACCGCGCCTGGCCGCGTCTCCGCGAAAACTCACTCTTCCTCCTCGACTACCTCACCCCCGCGCCGGCAGGTACACCCTACGCCGGCTATCTCGTCACCGGCCCATCCTGCTCGCCCGAAAACAAATACCAGCTGCCCAACGGCAAGAGCTACAACCTCTGCATGGGCCCGACGATGGACATCGAGATCACCCGCGCCGTCCTCACCCTCACCCTCCGCGTCGCCGAACAGCTCGGCATCGAAGCCACAGACTCAGGCGCCAACTCAGTCAATGCCGACCTCCTCACCCGCGCCCGCGCCGCACTCACAAAACTCCCACCCTTCAAGATCACCCACGACGGCCGCCTGCAGGAGTGGCCCGAAGATTACACCGACCACGAGCCCGGCCACCGCCACATCTCGCACCTCTGGGCGCTCTTCCCCGGTGACCAGATAACTCCACATCGCACACCTGAATTAGCAAAGGCCTGCCGCGCCACACTCGACGCCCGCCTCGCGCACGGCGGAGGCAGCACCGGCTGGTCCCGCTCCTGGATCATCTCCTGCATGGCCCGTCTCGAAGACGGCGACGCCGCCTACCAGAACATCCTCCAGCTCTTCCGCCAATCCACGCGCCCCAATCTCTTCGACGTCTGCGGCCTCAAGGAAAACTCGCCCTTCCAGATCGACGGCAACCTCGGCGGCCCCACCGGCATCATCGAGATGCTGCTCCAGTCCCACCCCAGCGGCCCGAAGCCTGACGTCAACATCATCCGCTTCCTGCCCGCGCTTCCCTCCGCATGGCCCGAAGGCCACTTCCACGGCCTCCGCGCCCGAGGCGGCCTCGACATCGACCTCGCCTGGCAAAACGGCAAAGCCACCACAGCCACCATCCGCGCGACACTCAAAGCCACACACCACTTCAGCGCGCCGAAAGGTCAGAAGTTCGAATCCGCCACCCTCAACTTCCGCCGCGTCGACATCAAACGCTCCAGCGAACTCACCCTCCCACTCAACCCGAAGGAACTCCTCACCCTCACCTTCGTCTAA
- the queG gene encoding tRNA epoxyqueuosine(34) reductase QueG, translated as MRRAAVGEWTPELVRWMRERALEAGFDAAGVAAVSATESDEGQVDAERFSEWVDAGRAGEMEYLKRRDEQGTLLRSGVRVAMPWARSVIVCAMNYNGGGPRSVDAAPVGAGWIARYAWSGRRGEDGTLGPSDYHDELLGRLRRVEEALRGRFECETRCYVDTGPIVERAVAAKAGIGWIGKNACVLNQELGSWLLLAVVVTSVPVAAGAALDVAADRCGSCTRCIEACPTDALIAPRQMDASRCIAYLTIEKKGVIEEELRGLMGRQVFGCDICQEVCPWNRRAPVAVHAGMEMRAELVNPALEWLAEMDSAAFKRWFKGSPLERTRKKRVHRNVAIAMGNSGDARYLPQLEAWAAGEDEVLAESARWAMGQIRGDCGE; from the coding sequence ATGAGGAGAGCGGCAGTGGGTGAGTGGACCCCGGAGTTGGTGCGGTGGATGCGGGAGCGGGCGCTGGAGGCTGGGTTTGATGCTGCCGGGGTGGCGGCGGTGTCGGCAACGGAGAGCGATGAAGGGCAGGTGGATGCGGAGCGGTTCTCGGAGTGGGTGGATGCGGGACGCGCGGGGGAGATGGAGTATCTGAAGCGGCGGGATGAGCAGGGGACGCTGCTGCGGAGCGGTGTGCGGGTGGCGATGCCGTGGGCGCGGTCGGTGATTGTCTGCGCGATGAACTACAACGGCGGCGGACCGCGGTCGGTGGATGCTGCTCCTGTGGGCGCGGGATGGATTGCGCGGTATGCGTGGAGTGGGCGCAGGGGTGAGGATGGGACGCTGGGGCCGAGCGACTATCACGATGAACTGCTTGGGCGGCTGCGGCGTGTGGAAGAGGCTTTGCGCGGGCGATTTGAGTGCGAGACGCGATGTTATGTCGATACGGGGCCGATTGTTGAGCGGGCGGTTGCGGCGAAGGCGGGGATTGGGTGGATTGGGAAGAATGCCTGCGTGTTGAATCAGGAGCTGGGGTCGTGGCTGCTGCTGGCGGTGGTGGTGACGTCGGTGCCGGTTGCGGCTGGTGCTGCGCTGGATGTGGCGGCGGACAGGTGCGGGAGTTGTACACGGTGCATTGAGGCTTGCCCGACGGATGCTTTGATTGCGCCGCGCCAGATGGATGCTTCGCGATGCATTGCGTATCTGACGATTGAGAAGAAGGGTGTGATTGAGGAGGAGTTGCGCGGGCTGATGGGGCGGCAGGTGTTTGGGTGCGATATCTGCCAGGAGGTTTGTCCGTGGAACCGGAGGGCGCCGGTGGCTGTGCATGCTGGGATGGAGATGCGGGCGGAGTTGGTGAATCCGGCGCTGGAGTGGCTGGCGGAGATGGACTCGGCGGCGTTCAAGCGGTGGTTTAAAGGATCGCCGCTGGAACGTACACGGAAGAAGCGTGTGCACCGGAATGTGGCGATTGCGATGGGCAATAGTGGCGATGCGCGGTATCTGCCGCAGTTGGAGGCCTGGGCTGCGGGTGAGGATGAGGTGTTGGCGGAGAGCGCGCGGTGGGCAATGGGGCAGATTCGCGGAGATTGTGGAGAGTAG
- a CDS encoding molybdenum cofactor biosynthesis protein MoaE codes for MRVEIVDEVIPAGEIVASMKAGADGAVCVFDGIVRDNSRGRKTLHLDYEAYREMALGKMRELATEAVGRFGVRDVAVVHRLGRLVVGETSVLVVVASAHRGAAFDACRWLIDTLKKTVPIWKKEQFVDGVVWADGEPFPEEIGLTAKERL; via the coding sequence ATGAGAGTTGAGATTGTGGATGAGGTGATTCCGGCGGGGGAGATTGTGGCGTCGATGAAGGCGGGCGCCGATGGGGCGGTGTGCGTCTTCGACGGGATTGTGCGGGACAATTCGCGTGGACGGAAGACGCTGCACCTGGATTACGAGGCTTATCGCGAGATGGCGCTGGGGAAGATGCGTGAGCTGGCGACGGAGGCCGTGGGGCGGTTCGGCGTAAGGGACGTGGCGGTGGTGCATCGGCTGGGACGGCTGGTGGTGGGCGAGACGAGTGTGCTGGTGGTGGTGGCTTCGGCGCATCGGGGCGCGGCGTTTGATGCGTGCAGATGGCTGATCGATACGCTCAAGAAGACCGTGCCTATCTGGAAGAAAGAGCAGTTTGTGGATGGGGTGGTTTGGGCGGATGGTGAGCCATTCCCTGAGGAGATTGGGCTGACGGCGAAGGAGCGGCTGTGA
- a CDS encoding VWA domain-containing protein: MRVVAALAAGLLGTALVAQAPVVRRPPQMDGPQAPSSDDHDAPGTQAPVAKEGTIRVQSRLVNVAVNVVDETGAPVGGLGRDDFEVLEDGKPQKIAVFEKDSSTPLEIVLAIDASMSVFGDERLEHDAAKHFVNALLRPQDQLDLMSFADQVREIVPFTNDKKRIERGLGEIEHGDETAMYDAIYLGSEALAGTRQDSGQRRVMVLITDGVDTAQKTNYTHAVEQAQRAATMVYSIIVVPVDADAGRNTGGEHALIQMARDTGGKFYYVEDPRDLEPAFAHVSDDLRTQYLLGYYAPQQHKGDSPFRRITVKLKDPALAAKYRLRYRTGYYGDAL; the protein is encoded by the coding sequence GTGAGGGTTGTGGCTGCGTTGGCGGCGGGGTTGCTGGGGACGGCGCTGGTGGCGCAGGCACCGGTGGTGCGGCGGCCTCCGCAGATGGATGGGCCACAAGCTCCGTCGAGCGACGACCATGATGCGCCTGGGACGCAGGCTCCGGTGGCGAAGGAAGGCACGATTCGGGTGCAGTCGCGGCTGGTGAATGTGGCGGTGAATGTGGTGGACGAGACGGGCGCTCCGGTGGGCGGGTTGGGGCGCGATGACTTCGAGGTGCTGGAGGACGGAAAGCCGCAGAAGATTGCCGTGTTCGAGAAGGACTCGTCGACACCGCTGGAGATTGTGCTGGCGATTGATGCGAGCATGAGCGTGTTTGGCGATGAGCGGCTGGAGCATGATGCGGCGAAGCACTTTGTGAATGCGCTGCTGAGGCCGCAGGATCAGCTTGACCTGATGTCGTTTGCCGATCAGGTGAGGGAGATTGTTCCGTTCACCAATGACAAGAAGAGGATTGAGCGCGGGCTGGGCGAGATTGAGCATGGCGATGAGACCGCGATGTATGACGCGATTTATCTGGGGTCGGAGGCGCTGGCGGGAACGCGCCAGGACAGTGGGCAGCGGCGCGTGATGGTGCTGATTACAGATGGCGTGGATACGGCGCAGAAGACGAACTACACGCACGCGGTGGAGCAGGCGCAGCGGGCGGCGACGATGGTGTATTCGATTATTGTGGTGCCGGTGGATGCGGATGCGGGACGCAATACGGGTGGGGAGCATGCGCTGATCCAGATGGCTCGGGACACGGGCGGGAAGTTCTACTACGTCGAGGACCCGAGGGACCTGGAGCCGGCGTTCGCGCATGTGTCGGATGATCTGCGGACGCAGTATCTGCTGGGGTATTACGCGCCGCAGCAGCATAAGGGAGACAGCCCGTTTCGCCGGATCACGGTGAAGCTTAAGGACCCGGCGCTGGCTGCGAAGTATCGGTTGCGGTATAGAACCGGATACTACGGGGATGCGTTGTAG
- a CDS encoding DUF4242 domain-containing protein, which produces MPKYLIERNIPGAAKLTPEQLTAISQKSCSVLRSLGPEIQWVQSFVAGDKIYCIYIAPSEDLIRKHAAEGGFPANVIAPIATIIDPTTAET; this is translated from the coding sequence ATGCCCAAATACCTCATCGAACGCAACATCCCCGGCGCTGCCAAACTCACGCCCGAGCAACTCACCGCTATCTCACAAAAATCTTGCAGCGTCCTCAGAAGTCTTGGACCTGAGATCCAGTGGGTCCAGTCCTTCGTCGCCGGCGACAAGATCTACTGCATCTACATCGCCCCCAGCGAAGACCTCATCCGCAAACACGCCGCCGAAGGAGGCTTCCCCGCCAACGTCATCGCACCCATCGCCACCATCATCGACCCCACCACAGCCGAGACATGA
- a CDS encoding inositol monophosphatase family protein, whose translation MSKFEFVTVAEGIAREAGSLLHRFYDKGVTTEYKGDVDLVTEADRASEKLIREKLKAAFPTHGIYGEEGTREQLESEYRWYVDPLDGTTNFAHGFPSFCVILGLERRPAGLAADADGEMVAGVVFDPLRHESFVAERGKGAWLNGKRVHVSTTKTLAESLTATGFPSRKRHGSPNVHFYQEITLRSHGVRRAGSAGLDLAYVACGRLDGFWEFNLNPWDTSAGVLLVEEAGGTVTHFDGGKFTMDSREVLATNGLILGEISHLFTEMFAGRELTPIPTPQEFRELREAARS comes from the coding sequence GTGAGTAAATTTGAATTTGTGACGGTGGCTGAAGGGATTGCGCGCGAGGCTGGCTCGCTGCTGCATCGTTTTTATGACAAGGGTGTGACCACTGAGTACAAAGGCGATGTCGATCTGGTGACGGAGGCTGATCGGGCCAGTGAGAAGCTCATCCGTGAGAAGTTGAAGGCGGCGTTCCCGACGCATGGGATTTATGGCGAAGAGGGAACGCGGGAGCAATTGGAGAGCGAGTATCGATGGTATGTCGATCCGCTGGATGGGACGACGAACTTTGCGCATGGTTTTCCGTCGTTTTGTGTGATTCTCGGGCTGGAGCGGCGACCGGCTGGGTTGGCCGCGGATGCGGACGGCGAGATGGTGGCTGGTGTGGTGTTCGATCCGCTGCGGCACGAGTCGTTTGTAGCGGAGCGCGGCAAGGGCGCGTGGCTGAATGGGAAGCGTGTGCATGTGTCGACGACGAAGACGCTGGCTGAGTCGCTGACGGCGACGGGATTTCCGAGCAGGAAACGGCATGGCAGCCCGAATGTGCATTTCTACCAGGAGATTACGCTGCGGTCGCATGGTGTGCGGCGTGCGGGCAGCGCCGGGTTGGACCTGGCTTATGTTGCTTGTGGGCGGCTGGATGGATTCTGGGAGTTCAATTTGAATCCGTGGGACACCTCGGCGGGCGTGCTGCTGGTGGAAGAGGCTGGCGGGACGGTGACGCACTTTGACGGCGGCAAGTTTACGATGGACAGCCGCGAGGTGCTGGCGACGAACGGGCTGATTCTGGGCGAGATTTCGCACCTGTTTACGGAGATGTTTGCGGGCAGGGAGCTGACGCCGATACCGACTCCGCAGGAGTTTCGGGAGTTGCGGGAGGCGGCCCGGAGCTAG
- a CDS encoding 4Fe-4S dicluster domain-containing protein, producing the protein MAYVIAEPCIGTKDTACVDACPVDCIHPKKDEAGHGDSEQLFIDPVECIDCGACVPVCPVSAIYAGDDLPEKWADFQTKNASHFGR; encoded by the coding sequence ATGGCGTATGTGATTGCGGAACCGTGCATTGGGACGAAGGACACAGCTTGCGTGGACGCGTGCCCGGTTGATTGTATTCACCCGAAGAAGGATGAGGCAGGCCACGGGGATTCGGAGCAGTTGTTCATCGATCCCGTGGAGTGCATTGATTGCGGCGCGTGCGTGCCGGTTTGCCCGGTGTCTGCGATCTACGCGGGTGATGACCTGCCGGAGAAGTGGGCGGACTTCCAGACAAAGAATGCGTCGCACTTCGGACGGTAA
- a CDS encoding DUF1569 domain-containing protein, with protein sequence MKSLASTDVLAETKNRLLAVRPDDRARWGKMSATQMVRHLDCACDVALGARAAKPVKGIPPPVMKWLALRSGVRWAKNIRTAPELERLIAERTDGEFDALVKSAAVKIESLTTTGSYAGSHPFFGTMTAADWMRWGYLHADHHLRQFGR encoded by the coding sequence ATGAAGAGTCTGGCTTCCACCGATGTGCTGGCGGAGACGAAGAACAGGCTTCTTGCTGTGCGTCCGGACGACAGGGCGCGCTGGGGAAAGATGTCGGCTACGCAGATGGTGCGGCATCTTGACTGCGCCTGCGATGTTGCTCTGGGCGCGCGGGCGGCGAAGCCTGTGAAGGGGATTCCTCCGCCGGTGATGAAATGGCTGGCGCTGCGGTCGGGAGTTCGATGGGCGAAGAACATCAGGACGGCGCCTGAGCTGGAGCGGCTGATAGCGGAGCGCACGGATGGTGAGTTTGACGCGCTGGTGAAGTCGGCGGCGGTCAAGATCGAGTCGCTGACGACTACGGGCAGCTATGCGGGGAGCCATCCTTTCTTTGGGACGATGACGGCGGCTGATTGGATGCGGTGGGGTTATCTTCACGCCGATCACCATCTGCGCCAGTTTGGCCGGTAG
- the recO gene encoding DNA repair protein RecO, with translation MIERRGEAIVLRAWPFQEADLLVSLFTREQGRVKGVARHALKSRRRFGGALEPMTHVRATYAERPKQELVRLDAFEILSSPLSRSVDYARTAALQMVAEVLEELPEGVVDDAVFRLALAVMDEMQVGRMWMPVTYFALWMNRLMGWMPELAQCGVCGRDLRGGAVWYSAAADGVTCADDRRAGSVALSAASVMLAARMFHATVKELGAEEWPRSRGADLRRFAVEMLERHLERRLVSARALGRI, from the coding sequence ATGATCGAGCGGCGAGGTGAGGCGATCGTGTTGCGGGCGTGGCCTTTTCAAGAGGCCGATCTGCTGGTGAGCCTGTTTACGCGCGAGCAGGGGCGTGTGAAGGGCGTTGCGCGTCATGCGCTGAAGTCGCGGCGCCGGTTTGGCGGGGCGCTGGAGCCAATGACGCATGTGCGGGCGACGTATGCGGAGCGTCCGAAGCAGGAGCTGGTGCGGTTGGATGCGTTTGAGATTTTGAGCTCGCCGCTGTCGCGTTCTGTGGATTATGCGCGGACGGCGGCGCTACAGATGGTTGCCGAGGTTTTGGAAGAGCTGCCGGAAGGCGTAGTGGATGACGCGGTGTTTCGCCTGGCGCTGGCCGTGATGGACGAGATGCAGGTGGGGCGGATGTGGATGCCGGTCACGTATTTTGCGCTGTGGATGAACCGGTTGATGGGGTGGATGCCGGAGTTGGCGCAATGCGGGGTGTGTGGGCGCGATCTGCGTGGTGGCGCGGTGTGGTATTCGGCGGCGGCTGATGGGGTGACATGTGCGGATGATCGGCGAGCGGGGAGTGTGGCGCTTTCGGCTGCTTCGGTGATGCTTGCTGCGAGGATGTTTCACGCTACGGTGAAGGAGTTGGGTGCGGAGGAGTGGCCGCGGTCGCGTGGGGCTGACCTGCGGAGATTCGCCGTCGAAATGTTGGAGCGGCATCTTGAGCGGCGGCTGGTGAGTGCGAGGGCTCTGGGCAGGATTTAA